The following are encoded together in the Armatimonadota bacterium genome:
- a CDS encoding TrkA family potassium uptake protein, with translation MYIVIGGAGVVGSGIAQIMRDTHDVVVVDIDEARCAQIYAELGVLTVHGSATDLGVLQQAGIDRADAALALMRNDADNITFTLLARQFGVAQCVVRMRDSRYRDAYDLAGATYIISELDLYLHELVLAVERPRARRIAEIGGGEAEMLAVQVPEGAAAAGLTVREIAQRPNFPQSGVIAGILDKERKLTIPRGDAVVPGDSEVLVVVKAEDVADVVECLTTGQPDGRKS, from the coding sequence ATGTACATTGTGATTGGTGGAGCCGGTGTTGTTGGTAGCGGGATTGCCCAGATCATGCGGGATACCCACGATGTGGTGGTAGTGGATATTGATGAGGCCCGTTGCGCCCAGATTTACGCCGAACTTGGGGTGCTCACCGTCCACGGCAGCGCGACGGACCTGGGTGTGCTGCAGCAGGCCGGGATTGACCGGGCTGATGCCGCACTGGCTCTGATGCGCAATGATGCAGACAACATCACTTTCACGCTGCTTGCACGGCAGTTCGGCGTCGCCCAGTGCGTCGTGCGGATGCGAGATTCGCGCTACCGGGACGCCTACGACCTGGCCGGAGCCACGTATATTATCAGTGAATTGGACCTGTACCTGCATGAGCTTGTGCTGGCGGTTGAGCGGCCCAGGGCACGCAGAATCGCGGAAATCGGCGGCGGTGAGGCAGAGATGCTGGCGGTGCAGGTGCCGGAGGGTGCAGCAGCGGCTGGATTGACGGTCCGTGAGATTGCCCAGCGCCCGAACTTCCCGCAGTCGGGGGTCATTGCGGGAATCCTGGACAAAGAGCGGAAACTCACGATTCCACGGGGAGACGCCGTGGTTCCGGGAGATAGCGAGGTGCTTGTCGTCGTCAAGGCAGAGGACGTTGCTGATGTGGTGGAATGCCTAACGACGGGACAACCTGATGGGAGGAAGTCCTGA
- the nifU gene encoding Fe-S cluster assembly scaffold protein NifU produces the protein MLYSEKVMEHFQNPRNMGELEDPDAVGDVGNPQCGDQMRLTLKVDPVTRTITDIKFKTFGCGAAIASSSMVTELVKGKTFEEALEVSNKNVVEELGGLPPVKMHCSVLAEQGIAAALIDYFKRHPEVEPPPGLMEKAERLEKLDPHGWPEEGEDH, from the coding sequence ATGCTTTACTCCGAAAAGGTTATGGAGCATTTCCAGAACCCGCGCAACATGGGGGAACTCGAAGATCCCGACGCGGTGGGGGACGTGGGCAACCCTCAGTGTGGCGACCAGATGCGCCTGACCCTCAAGGTTGATCCTGTCACCCGAACGATTACAGACATCAAGTTCAAGACCTTCGGCTGTGGGGCGGCCATCGCCAGCAGCTCCATGGTGACGGAACTCGTCAAGGGCAAGACCTTCGAGGAAGCGCTTGAGGTCAGCAACAAGAACGTGGTCGAGGAGCTCGGCGGCTTGCCTCCGGTGAAAATGCACTGCTCCGTGCTGGCCGAACAGGGGATCGCTGCGGCGCTCATCGACTATTTCAAGCGTCATCCCGAGGTCGAACCACCACCGGGCCTGATGGAGAAAGCTGAGCGGCTGGAGAAGCTGGATCCCCACGGCTGGCCCGAGGAGGGAGAAGACCACTAA
- a CDS encoding extracellular solute-binding protein, with translation MTVAGRGKQRCLARLIVATILAGMPMIVGCPQGDGPIQVVVEDQTNSNVSSPEEIRELARREGELSWYTSLPQDGAEKFLKLFEKEHPYITTHLVRGSTFDTVQKVQSEIESGDVQADVLHVLDVAIFTQLRRKGSLMQYSSPEERAIPTRYKDPGYWSALRVVGLCIAYDSRRMKRTEAPDTWPALLEEKWRGRVGLKDAQTAGSAYAHYYFLREEYGVSYWKRMARQRPRIYKTSDETLDALEAGEVDLVSGAMGYSVYERMRAGSSIRPVWPKDGVPMMLGPVAILRSAPHRNAARLFIDFALSQKGQRALQDILGGESVRPDVEAPAERAQLSELNIMSPAGGWMEYADRQETLRSEYMAVFHPGSE, from the coding sequence ATGACAGTTGCAGGCCGTGGAAAGCAGCGGTGCCTGGCACGGCTCATCGTCGCCACGATTTTGGCGGGAATGCCGATGATTGTCGGCTGCCCGCAGGGTGACGGGCCGATCCAAGTCGTTGTAGAGGACCAGACAAACTCGAACGTTAGTTCTCCGGAAGAGATCAGAGAGCTCGCGCGTCGAGAAGGTGAACTGTCCTGGTACACATCACTTCCGCAGGACGGCGCTGAGAAATTCCTGAAACTGTTCGAAAAGGAACACCCCTACATCACGACGCACCTGGTACGAGGAAGTACTTTCGACACCGTGCAAAAGGTCCAGAGCGAGATCGAGTCCGGGGACGTTCAGGCCGACGTACTTCACGTTCTTGATGTGGCGATTTTTACGCAATTGCGTCGAAAAGGCTCGCTCATGCAATATTCATCGCCTGAGGAGCGGGCGATACCCACACGCTATAAGGACCCCGGGTACTGGTCGGCGCTGCGTGTGGTCGGTCTCTGCATCGCGTATGACTCGCGGCGCATGAAGCGGACGGAAGCGCCCGACACCTGGCCAGCGCTGCTCGAGGAGAAGTGGAGGGGCAGAGTGGGGCTCAAGGACGCCCAGACCGCGGGATCGGCCTACGCGCATTATTACTTCCTACGCGAGGAGTATGGGGTGTCGTACTGGAAACGAATGGCCCGCCAGCGGCCGAGAATATACAAGACGTCTGACGAGACGTTGGACGCGTTGGAAGCCGGCGAGGTCGATCTGGTTAGCGGAGCAATGGGTTACAGCGTCTACGAACGGATGCGGGCCGGCAGCTCGATCCGCCCCGTGTGGCCGAAGGACGGAGTTCCCATGATGCTGGGGCCGGTGGCGATCCTCCGATCGGCGCCGCACCGTAACGCGGCGCGACTGTTTATTGACTTCGCGCTGTCGCAGAAAGGCCAGAGGGCACTGCAGGATATTCTGGGTGGCGAGTCAGTTCGGCCGGACGTCGAAGCACCCGCAGAACGGGCGCAGTTGTCGGAGCTGAATATCATGTCGCCTGCGGGGGGCTGGATGGAGTACGCGGATCGGCAGGAGACTTTGCGGAGCGAATACATGGCGGTCTTCCACCCGGGATCGGAGTAG
- a CDS encoding pilus assembly protein, protein MTDARRREYGAYTVELALVIPVLMAFILGILEAGNIIHHSVSIAHASQEAVRRLAIGDTVDGARAVLLDQLGNPCCSTVNIEAEYRRRQGNGLTAWAPLPENESGNTAPIGSQIRVTVTRRHVLLFGVLFGRLAGGAGQPAIDLVVSRTTNRE, encoded by the coding sequence GTGACTGACGCAAGGCGGCGGGAGTACGGAGCTTACACAGTCGAGCTTGCGCTGGTCATCCCGGTGCTGATGGCCTTCATTCTGGGCATACTCGAGGCGGGTAACATCATCCATCACTCGGTGAGCATCGCACACGCCTCCCAGGAGGCGGTGCGCAGACTGGCGATCGGCGACACCGTGGACGGTGCCCGCGCGGTCCTGCTGGACCAACTAGGCAACCCTTGCTGCAGCACCGTGAACATTGAGGCCGAATATCGCCGCAGGCAAGGAAACGGCCTTACAGCCTGGGCGCCGCTGCCCGAAAATGAGTCAGGGAACACTGCGCCCATCGGTTCTCAGATCCGCGTGACTGTCACGCGCAGGCACGTGCTTCTGTTCGGCGTCCTTTTTGGCCGGCTTGCCGGCGGCGCAGGACAGCCAGCGATCGACCTTGTCGTTTCACGCACCACCAACCGGGAGTAG
- a CDS encoding response regulator, protein MIRVLITEIAPGLAEGIRAALATVDDVHVTGYARDGLEAVQMAVTTRPEILLLHDHLPGLSGPSACELISLVAPGVACALLCDDSSEQTLRRAMRAGARAVITPATSPQQLAQIIADLKTLPARRRDPEYRMALDPDAMPQTIALLSPRDGAGKSTLAANLGAALLSHAPDKVVLVDLSGQFGSLALLLNSKPAGNVLDLAGYAMEMDLDLVETFLFSHPSGLKLLAGAARPDPAWMDILSVNFIAALLGILRRRYRYIICDLPATVWPGSLYAASRAQLALCVGSLWSITELNALAEMIDAFVPHFVTDESFRLVLNRAANQDAFDEAALRKATRKKIWHSVPNDSQTVHAAANDGVPAVLAKPSSPFSRSITQLADKIVEEARARVPAPEETGA, encoded by the coding sequence ATGATCCGAGTACTGATCACCGAGATAGCGCCCGGCCTCGCAGAAGGTATCCGGGCTGCGCTGGCAACAGTGGACGACGTACATGTTACGGGGTACGCTCGCGACGGCCTTGAGGCCGTCCAGATGGCCGTCACCACTCGTCCCGAGATACTCCTCCTGCATGATCATCTCCCGGGCCTGTCGGGGCCCTCGGCCTGCGAACTGATCTCCCTCGTTGCTCCCGGCGTGGCCTGCGCACTGCTGTGTGACGACTCCAGCGAACAGACCTTGCGCAGAGCCATGCGCGCCGGTGCCAGGGCGGTAATCACCCCCGCCACGTCGCCACAGCAGCTTGCCCAGATAATTGCGGACCTCAAGACGCTGCCTGCGCGGAGACGGGACCCTGAGTACCGCATGGCACTCGACCCTGACGCCATGCCTCAGACGATCGCCCTCCTTTCGCCACGGGATGGTGCCGGCAAGTCCACGCTGGCGGCAAATCTCGGTGCAGCGCTCCTGTCCCACGCTCCCGACAAGGTGGTCCTCGTCGACCTCTCGGGACAGTTCGGCAGCCTTGCGCTTCTGCTCAACTCAAAACCCGCGGGAAATGTACTGGACCTGGCCGGTTACGCGATGGAGATGGACCTGGACCTGGTGGAGACCTTTCTCTTCAGCCACCCCTCTGGGCTAAAGCTCCTCGCCGGCGCAGCGCGCCCTGACCCCGCCTGGATGGACATCCTTTCCGTCAACTTCATCGCCGCTCTGCTCGGCATTCTGCGTCGCAGGTACCGCTACATCATCTGCGATCTTCCTGCTACCGTCTGGCCGGGATCACTTTACGCCGCCAGCCGAGCGCAGTTGGCTCTCTGCGTGGGAAGCCTGTGGAGCATCACCGAACTCAATGCACTGGCCGAAATGATCGACGCGTTCGTGCCCCATTTTGTTACCGACGAGTCCTTCCGTCTCGTGCTCAATCGCGCGGCAAACCAGGATGCCTTTGACGAGGCCGCGCTGCGCAAGGCCACTCGGAAGAAAATCTGGCACTCAGTCCCCAATGACTCTCAGACTGTGCACGCAGCCGCGAACGACGGAGTGCCCGCGGTGCTTGCGAAGCCGTCATCACCCTTTTCACGGAGCATCACCCAGCTGGCCGATAAGATCGTCGAGGAGGCGCGGGCACGGGTTCCCGCACCTGAAGAGACCGGCGCCTGA
- a CDS encoding creatininase family protein, giving the protein MPEFARLTSPQIGELAAANALCLLPIGQVEEHGLHLATGADTFIAERTVLGAEKLLHPDPPTLTLPAIWTGYSGRELAHWPGTIRVRTRVVADLIFDVVKSLTDMGFAKIILVNGHGHHPGILEMVAREVADETGVYIAVVQVAALAANAVREHRQSAPGGCIHGGEFETSLLLHLGEPVDMERVTDQDIFRFESDFFPKDGFSGSKAAFWSTWGIQRSETGIYGDPTCATEEFGRIVFESMVNNLAAFAREYWKTPAAEW; this is encoded by the coding sequence ATGCCTGAATTCGCGCGCCTGACAAGCCCTCAGATCGGCGAACTTGCCGCCGCCAATGCCCTTTGCCTCTTGCCAATCGGGCAGGTCGAAGAGCACGGGCTGCATCTCGCCACTGGCGCGGACACCTTCATCGCTGAACGCACTGTGCTTGGGGCCGAGAAGCTTCTCCACCCGGATCCGCCGACCCTCACGCTCCCCGCCATCTGGACGGGCTACTCGGGGCGGGAACTTGCACACTGGCCCGGAACAATTCGAGTGCGCACTCGCGTGGTGGCCGACCTGATCTTCGACGTGGTCAAGTCTCTCACCGACATGGGCTTTGCCAAGATCATCCTCGTCAACGGCCACGGGCATCACCCTGGCATACTGGAAATGGTGGCCCGGGAAGTGGCAGACGAGACCGGAGTGTACATCGCAGTGGTGCAGGTAGCGGCACTCGCAGCGAACGCGGTGCGGGAACATCGTCAATCCGCGCCGGGCGGCTGCATCCATGGCGGGGAGTTCGAGACGTCGCTGCTCCTGCATCTCGGCGAGCCTGTGGACATGGAGCGCGTGACTGACCAGGATATCTTCCGCTTCGAATCCGACTTCTTCCCGAAAGATGGCTTCTCGGGAAGCAAGGCGGCATTCTGGTCAACCTGGGGAATTCAGAGGAGCGAGACAGGGATCTACGGCGACCCGACCTGTGCCACTGAAGAGTTCGGGCGCATTGTTTTCGAGTCCATGGTCAACAACCTCGCGGCCTTCGCGCGGGAGTACTGGAAAACCCCTGCCGCTGAGTGGTGA
- a CDS encoding Flp family type IVb pilin: MFGAIRRLWNDEDGLTTVEYALMLVLIVIVGITAWGSLGGSVSDKVEEVNTTISGS; the protein is encoded by the coding sequence ATGTTCGGAGCGATTCGGCGGTTGTGGAATGACGAGGACGGGCTGACCACGGTGGAGTACGCCTTGATGCTGGTGCTCATCGTGATCGTCGGCATCACGGCGTGGGGTAGCCTCGGCGGCAGCGTGAGTGACAAGGTGGAGGAAGTCAACACCACCATCAGCGGTTCCTGA
- a CDS encoding DUF4139 domain-containing protein, translating to MALRTTAMVFTILFALVGACAGEQPGRLVTSTDLAGPILRLPISGDAWLRQTATVRLSAGPNDMAFAFGALEIPLDKLEIDITDPPGAVEITDTAIAPEDGGSILWRLSAAQNCAATMEIAFPLKGIEWRCEYDLSLPSDPAKVEVNAWAVITNKSKIEFPWAQLTFPGGHPLAAQLIQNETVKLPLFSAAGLACEPALVYDPAKYKGDVTAVLRLARDGQDVFSAKVVPGGKVIIRSPGPSATYLGEDTLPYLAPNERVDVRLGIVPEVTVARKVIKSTQVEPKTDVRNKLVLFHQDDEIEFEIKNMRKTAVRLELKDRIAGDWKMIKHSDAFEREDAETIRFDLELEPGTTRKVTYTARRMNLEP from the coding sequence ATGGCGCTGCGCACGACAGCTATGGTGTTTACAATTCTTTTCGCACTCGTCGGTGCATGTGCAGGCGAGCAGCCGGGGCGACTGGTAACCTCAACCGACTTGGCCGGTCCGATCCTGCGCCTGCCGATATCAGGTGATGCGTGGCTCCGGCAGACGGCGACGGTGCGTCTCTCGGCCGGCCCCAACGACATGGCTTTCGCCTTCGGGGCGCTGGAGATACCCCTGGACAAGCTTGAGATCGATATCACCGATCCGCCGGGCGCCGTCGAGATCACCGACACTGCAATCGCACCGGAGGATGGCGGGAGCATCCTGTGGCGGCTCTCCGCAGCACAGAATTGCGCCGCCACCATGGAGATCGCTTTCCCGCTCAAGGGCATTGAGTGGCGCTGCGAGTATGACCTTTCGCTTCCCAGCGATCCGGCAAAGGTCGAGGTCAACGCCTGGGCGGTCATCACGAATAAGAGCAAGATCGAGTTCCCCTGGGCCCAGCTGACCTTTCCGGGCGGACACCCGCTCGCAGCCCAGCTTATCCAGAATGAAACGGTCAAGCTGCCGCTGTTCAGCGCTGCAGGGCTGGCATGCGAACCTGCGTTGGTCTACGACCCGGCGAAGTATAAGGGCGATGTCACCGCGGTGCTGCGACTGGCACGAGACGGCCAGGACGTGTTCAGCGCCAAGGTCGTACCCGGCGGGAAGGTGATCATTCGCTCGCCCGGCCCTTCGGCCACCTATCTCGGGGAAGATACCCTCCCGTATCTTGCGCCAAATGAGCGCGTGGACGTCCGGCTGGGTATCGTGCCCGAAGTCACGGTTGCGCGCAAGGTGATCAAGTCCACCCAGGTCGAGCCGAAAACAGACGTCCGCAATAAGCTCGTACTCTTCCACCAGGACGATGAGATCGAGTTCGAGATCAAGAACATGCGCAAGACCGCGGTGCGCCTGGAGCTGAAGGATCGCATCGCCGGAGACTGGAAAATGATCAAGCACTCCGACGCATTCGAGCGTGAGGACGCGGAGACGATTCGATTCGACCTGGAGCTGGAGCCCGGCACGACACGCAAGGTCACCTATACGGCGCGGCGGATGAATCTGGAGCCATAG
- a CDS encoding TrkH family potassium uptake protein: MSRLRVLGEGAHALGELLLVLGASMCLPALVALWYGENEEFWAFSGTAVVIALIGLLLERSFPQKPLSWRAALVLCVLGWSCYSLAGGLPVWLSREIPFVDAAFEATSGFTTTGFTVLTGIEDLPHSILLWRVEMQWLGGLGILSFFLLVSFPGGEAFRLLLVEGPKALVQRPSPGVKGTILILWRIYIGLTALNFLALLLLGAGGFNSLAYALSTVSTGGFGLHDANLGQFALTGHPNAYGIELATIVFMLLSGISFLSHHLLLSGQPRSTLFGSETRTYWMMLAGTVLLLLFEGYLRTGEAAFSHGELPRKALFQSASLLSGAGLATTDFRYWLNFPAGLQALLFLMLTGGCVGSTSGGLKILRFRVLRLYAWHHVKRSTYPRRYVMPFRLGGALIPEEEVNEMVVVAFCWLALTALGGVITALFSPHGALESITVSLSAVSNMGPSLLTPADLATFPPALKAYYIVVMLAGRLEILPVLALFSRRVWQ, encoded by the coding sequence GTGTCCAGGCTGCGGGTGCTAGGCGAAGGCGCCCATGCCCTTGGTGAGTTGCTGCTCGTCCTGGGAGCTTCCATGTGCCTGCCCGCGCTGGTCGCACTCTGGTACGGGGAGAACGAGGAGTTTTGGGCATTCAGCGGCACGGCGGTGGTCATCGCCCTGATCGGCTTGTTGCTGGAACGAAGTTTTCCCCAGAAGCCCCTGTCGTGGCGTGCGGCGCTGGTGCTCTGCGTCCTTGGGTGGAGCTGCTACTCGCTGGCAGGAGGATTGCCAGTCTGGCTGAGCCGCGAGATACCATTCGTGGACGCGGCTTTCGAAGCCACCAGCGGATTCACAACCACCGGCTTCACAGTTCTGACAGGGATTGAGGATCTCCCGCACTCGATACTGCTGTGGCGGGTTGAGATGCAATGGCTCGGGGGCCTGGGGATACTTAGCTTTTTCCTGCTCGTAAGTTTCCCCGGCGGCGAGGCATTCCGACTGCTGCTGGTGGAGGGTCCGAAAGCCCTTGTTCAGCGCCCCTCGCCGGGAGTAAAGGGCACAATCTTGATCCTGTGGCGGATCTACATCGGCCTGACCGCGCTCAATTTCCTGGCACTCCTATTGCTGGGTGCCGGGGGGTTCAACTCTCTAGCGTATGCGCTGTCGACCGTATCCACGGGCGGATTTGGGCTGCATGACGCGAACCTCGGACAGTTCGCGCTGACCGGACACCCCAATGCGTACGGGATCGAACTCGCGACGATCGTGTTCATGCTGCTATCGGGGATCAGCTTCCTTAGCCACCACCTGCTCCTGAGTGGGCAGCCGCGGTCTACCCTGTTCGGCTCGGAGACGCGGACCTACTGGATGATGCTTGCCGGGACGGTGCTCTTGCTTCTCTTCGAAGGGTACCTGAGAACCGGTGAGGCTGCCTTCAGTCACGGTGAACTCCCGAGAAAGGCGCTGTTCCAGTCTGCGTCGTTGCTGAGCGGGGCAGGTCTGGCCACCACGGATTTCAGGTACTGGCTCAACTTTCCTGCCGGGCTGCAGGCGCTGCTCTTCCTCATGCTGACCGGGGGATGCGTCGGGTCCACATCCGGTGGGCTGAAGATCCTGCGGTTCCGTGTGCTGCGCCTGTATGCGTGGCATCACGTAAAGCGCAGCACGTATCCGCGGCGCTACGTGATGCCCTTCCGCCTCGGTGGCGCGCTGATCCCCGAAGAGGAAGTCAACGAGATGGTGGTGGTGGCTTTCTGCTGGCTGGCGCTCACGGCGCTGGGCGGGGTGATCACCGCTCTGTTCAGCCCCCACGGCGCTCTGGAGAGCATCACAGTGTCGCTGTCAGCAGTGAGCAACATGGGTCCCTCGCTCCTGACGCCTGCTGACCTTGCGACGTTCCCCCCGGCGCTCAAGGCTTACTACATTGTGGTGATGCTGGCGGGAAGGCTCGAGATCCTTCCGGTGCTGGCGCTTTTCTCGCGGCGCGTCTGGCAGTAG
- a CDS encoding DMT family transporter — MSTQALGLALGFLASLLWGTVFAAGRYLVDVRGIDPMFVAALRFNIGWIAAITFLMFSGRGESLKRAAAEWPRIAGLGVMGIFCMGSGVFLAVQFTSSINAGIIVNANPVFIALFAPLIGERVPVLRTVGLLVGLAGCVLVSLGDLAGTPGGSNDLLGCAFATLSACSWAAYTVLGKGISQRLGGLETGALALFFGGLLYLPIVALKGVWQPLNGSELAVAVFIGVGPSAIAMLVWYKALEYVDANVLGPTQYFATLVGTFLGWALLGEKIGLAFMLGGAAIVLGLWLATRPMRNEVI, encoded by the coding sequence ATGTCGACCCAAGCTCTGGGCCTGGCACTGGGCTTTCTCGCAAGTCTCCTGTGGGGCACGGTATTCGCCGCCGGACGATACCTGGTGGATGTACGCGGAATTGACCCGATGTTCGTGGCCGCCCTGCGGTTCAACATTGGGTGGATCGCGGCGATCACCTTCCTTATGTTCAGCGGTCGTGGCGAAAGCCTGAAGCGCGCAGCTGCGGAGTGGCCGCGAATCGCGGGGTTGGGGGTGATGGGCATCTTCTGCATGGGGTCCGGTGTCTTCCTGGCAGTGCAGTTCACCTCCTCCATCAATGCCGGGATCATCGTGAACGCAAACCCGGTTTTCATCGCTCTTTTCGCTCCTCTCATTGGTGAACGAGTGCCGGTGCTGCGAACCGTTGGACTACTGGTGGGACTGGCCGGGTGCGTTCTCGTGAGCCTGGGCGACCTCGCGGGAACGCCGGGGGGCAGCAATGACCTGCTGGGGTGCGCTTTCGCGACCCTGTCGGCTTGCAGTTGGGCCGCATACACGGTGCTTGGTAAGGGAATCTCACAACGCCTGGGCGGGCTCGAGACCGGCGCGCTGGCATTGTTCTTCGGGGGGCTGCTTTACCTGCCCATTGTGGCTCTCAAAGGCGTGTGGCAACCACTGAACGGATCAGAGCTTGCAGTCGCGGTGTTTATCGGCGTCGGTCCAAGCGCAATCGCGATGCTGGTCTGGTACAAGGCCCTGGAATACGTGGATGCCAACGTCCTGGGACCGACCCAGTATTTTGCAACGCTCGTGGGGACTTTCCTGGGCTGGGCCTTGCTCGGAGAGAAGATCGGGCTGGCGTTCATGTTGGGGGGAGCGGCGATCGTTCTTGGATTGTGGCTGGCCACCCGGCCGATGCGCAATGAGGTGATCTGA
- a CDS encoding TIM barrel protein, protein MLSDPARSNRIGIVAGALDHLERIEGYGVGRVELVMQQSHEEAQIRDFIRRNRWTVGLHSPLYRDVEYPEYPLLASVFDTDAERQDRALALVEREIRRAPDWDAIYVVTHLQRSVGVFHEQVPPGWDETRAVDVAVRAGERLARVAQEVGVPLHLENMMSHPLIARPETYLAILERLPSEHISMCFDVGHAALDAAYYGFNVVDFAAAVAHRVGSLHIHNNRISEDFDFAILRERGLQKKYPVHPSQLVEDSWIDVRAILEAIFTTNPSALPTLEVYYALDTDPDHFREGLYWLENICFGDNVA, encoded by the coding sequence ATGCTGTCAGACCCAGCTCGCAGCAACCGAATTGGAATCGTCGCCGGAGCCCTCGACCACCTCGAGCGCATTGAGGGCTACGGTGTAGGTCGTGTGGAACTGGTGATGCAACAGTCACACGAGGAGGCGCAGATCCGCGATTTCATTCGGCGCAACCGATGGACGGTGGGGCTACACAGCCCGTTATACCGAGACGTTGAGTACCCCGAGTACCCGCTTCTCGCCTCGGTCTTCGACACTGACGCCGAACGCCAGGACCGGGCCCTGGCCTTGGTGGAGCGGGAGATCAGGCGCGCGCCGGACTGGGATGCGATCTATGTTGTCACTCATCTGCAGCGTTCCGTGGGCGTCTTTCACGAACAGGTCCCGCCCGGCTGGGACGAGACGCGCGCCGTGGACGTGGCCGTCAGGGCAGGGGAGAGGCTGGCCCGGGTTGCTCAAGAGGTCGGGGTTCCGCTCCACCTTGAGAACATGATGAGCCACCCGCTCATCGCCCGTCCTGAAACCTACCTGGCGATATTAGAGCGCCTGCCCTCAGAACACATCAGCATGTGCTTCGATGTCGGCCACGCCGCACTGGATGCCGCCTATTACGGCTTCAACGTGGTGGATTTCGCCGCTGCGGTGGCGCACCGCGTCGGTTCACTGCATATCCACAACAACCGTATCTCGGAGGACTTCGATTTTGCGATCCTGCGCGAGCGGGGGCTCCAGAAAAAGTACCCGGTGCACCCATCGCAGCTCGTCGAAGACTCGTGGATCGACGTCCGTGCGATTCTTGAGGCGATTTTCACAACGAACCCCTCCGCCCTCCCCACTTTGGAGGTATACTATGCACTGGATACCGATCCGGACCATTTCCGCGAGGGGCTGTACTGGCTGGAGAATATCTGTTTTGGCGACAACGTGGCATGA
- a CDS encoding neutral/alkaline non-lysosomal ceramidase N-terminal domain-containing protein codes for MLAAGFGKREITPPIGTPCALGLDNEAQEIYDPIFIRAIALTDAGHTVFILSADVLGLYAVEDQMIRSEVAQRVRVPVDHVIVHGTHTHESPCVRVEYGRYLAERGLKAYSPEFWAQFREAAVEAAAQASRSIAPAEVRYGEAPVEGIASNRRLRMPDGTVVMRGSRDSEQKREYPVGDIDPLVRVVSLKRDGDEIVLLNYCCHPSAAGGDEGPYITGDFPGYAIQEIEQTLVNSSAIHFTGPCGNVNPGKFTGWRSRRDDAAAMGALLAAGALRARESAEPVDGSSLRFKVAPVELPLRENIASQAELEARVEADIADYRRRRDAGETVPGGGPLLNDLLRLQLLRRVGRGPIETRIAGLAYGDLALIFLPGECFLELNHTIRWNYGKARVVCVENCDYTPSYIPTPEAYLPEAQGYEGRVAIVSPEAFGIVGQAACGLFSDLSS; via the coding sequence ATGCTGGCTGCCGGCTTCGGAAAACGGGAGATCACGCCACCCATTGGAACTCCCTGCGCGCTGGGTCTCGATAATGAAGCCCAGGAGATCTACGATCCCATCTTCATCCGCGCCATCGCGCTCACTGACGCCGGACACACCGTCTTCATTCTCTCCGCGGATGTCCTTGGGCTTTACGCGGTCGAGGACCAAATGATCCGTTCCGAGGTCGCTCAGCGCGTGCGGGTCCCCGTGGACCATGTGATCGTCCACGGGACCCACACCCACGAAAGCCCCTGTGTGCGCGTGGAATACGGCCGGTACCTGGCAGAACGTGGGCTGAAGGCCTACAGCCCCGAGTTCTGGGCGCAATTCCGGGAGGCAGCGGTGGAAGCCGCTGCTCAGGCTTCTCGCAGCATTGCCCCGGCAGAAGTGCGTTACGGCGAGGCGCCTGTGGAGGGGATCGCATCCAATCGCCGTCTGCGTATGCCTGACGGGACAGTGGTCATGCGCGGCAGCCGCGATAGCGAGCAGAAGCGGGAATATCCGGTGGGGGACATCGACCCCCTGGTACGGGTCGTCTCCCTCAAGCGCGACGGGGACGAGATTGTCCTCCTGAACTACTGCTGCCACCCCAGTGCTGCGGGCGGCGACGAAGGCCCCTACATCACAGGGGACTTTCCAGGCTATGCGATCCAGGAAATCGAACAAACGCTCGTAAACTCATCCGCGATCCATTTCACCGGCCCCTGTGGAAACGTGAACCCGGGTAAGTTCACCGGGTGGCGGTCCCGCAGGGACGATGCGGCCGCCATGGGCGCACTGCTTGCGGCAGGAGCACTCAGGGCCCGAGAAAGCGCCGAGCCGGTAGACGGGTCGTCTCTGCGCTTCAAGGTGGCGCCAGTCGAGCTTCCACTTCGCGAGAATATCGCGAGCCAGGCCGAACTTGAGGCGCGCGTTGAGGCAGACATTGCCGACTACCGCCGCCGCAGGGACGCCGGCGAGACAGTACCGGGCGGCGGGCCGCTGCTCAACGATCTGCTCCGCCTGCAACTGCTCAGGCGTGTGGGACGCGGTCCGATCGAAACGCGGATTGCCGGGCTGGCTTACGGAGACCTGGCGCTGATCTTCCTGCCGGGCGAATGCTTCCTGGAACTGAACCACACGATCCGCTGGAACTACGGCAAGGCCCGCGTGGTCTGTGTCGAGAACTGCGACTACACGCCAAGCTACATCCCGACACCGGAAGCGTATCTGCCTGAAGCCCAGGGGTATGAGGGCCGGGTGGCGATAGTCTCGCCGGAGGCCTTTGGCATTGTCGGCCAGGCGGCGTGCGGTCTGTTCTCGGATCTGTCAAGCTGA